atatggAACGAGCACACATCATGAAGGACTTGTGTGTGAACAGACATGTTCAGAATATGACATCTGTTTTCAAAATTTGAAGCAGACTGCCAAATGGATTATATGACAGTAGTGTAAGAAATTAAATGAACTGTTGCAAGTAAAACATGGAGGAAAATAAAGGCAAAAGAATGGGAGATCACTGGATccactttcattggatggaaaagagcagcttaaaTATTCAGCTAGTTggagttggaacaacatgaaggtacgtaaatgattacagaattttcatttttgggtgaactatccctttaaaaaccacATGGACCATTGATGGCAGTTCATGTTTGTGTccatgtgtgtattttacctggaCTCTGGGTATTTGGTTAGTGTAGCCAGGCTGCTGGTATACATGTGACCCCCTACGTCGATATGGACCGGTGCATTGGCCTTCGTAAGCTGTGCAGGTGTGGGGATGCCAGCTGTGCCCAGCGGGGAGGCAGGCGAATGTGCCAATAGAGGCCGAGTCGACATACCCACACTGTTGCTGCgattctcctgagaaaaaaaataaaagtaaaatagttcAGATCTCTACAATACCAAGATTAATATTCATTGTAGAAGGTTAAactacttaaagggttagttaaccAAACATTAATTATCTCATCCTTTACtcccctcatgctatcccagatgtgtatgtctttcttctgcagaacacaaatgaagattttaataagaatatctcagctctgtaggtccatacaatgcaagtgaatggtggccagaaatttgcagGTCCAAacaacacataaaggcagcataaaagtaatccatatgactctagttgtTAAATCatctcttcagaagcgatatgatagatgtaggtgacaaacagatcactATTCAAGAcctattttattattaatcttcACCTTAGACCAGCcccaaccattcacttgcattgcatggacctacagagttgagatattcttctaaaaatcttaatttgtgttctgcacaggaaagaaggtcataccctcaggccatcccagatgggtgagtaaatgatgagagagttttcatttttgggtaaactatccccttaaagtcaatgtgaaatggCATTCGCAATCCATTTTACTCCTGTAATGTGGAATATTGTGAAACTGGTTATTCAACAAGAAAACAGGACTATATCTTattcatcaggaattgattggatagtgaaaagtggtctatataatagattttttttagaatattgtTCACTAATGAATTGAACACAATTAGGAAGTGTATTAGCATAGTAAacagttcattttgatttcatgctgaatgaGGAATTTCTAAGCAGAATTTCCAAAcagatttcccaaacactcttacaacTCCTGCCATTGttcagacaaaataaataaataaataaagtcccaCCCCAAACACATGCCATTATTCAAGCCCTATGAACGAGGCAAGATTTTAAAGTGTAGCAGGGCAACAGTGTTTACACACTTCTTGGAAGTCAGCCTACAAATGGTTCACTTATTGTTGGTTCTGCAAATTAAACTGATATAGGAGTaagtattttcatttcatttagacAATGTGTCATATGAGTGTGGAATAAGAGGACAGAGCTAGAACGAAGTCATGGTTCACAACACACAAATAATCATTTTTACCTTACATATTTAAAGTGACCAATGTTAGCATTACTGGTGACTGTGCTGTGAGCACTAAACAACATTTACTATAGCCTCGCTCTCATTAGCATCAGCAGGGGCTCATTccatgggctcttttgacataaTATCTGCTTGGGCTGGGAAATAACTGTTTGCTAAATCTATGTGGTCACTACTGAGGCACACTGAAACAGCCAGTGGCAAACTTTCCTTTAAAgatgaaaaatagaaaagaaatatACAAACAAAACTGTAACATAAGTGTAATTAGCACAAGTGCATGTCAATGCCTTTTTGGCCTAGAGCAAAGTAATGCTATCTGAGTCAACTGTCTTGGAAAATGAAACATGCTGAGAGAATGGGTTCACAGGGTTAGCTAATACAGCGACCTGAAAAGCAAGCATTAACCCTCCGTAATATGCAGAACATGTGTGAGGAAACATGCATCCAGTCACTAATGATAAACGTCTCTGGCACAACTGGGTGTTTTTTTGCAGGTAGCATTTTTTCTGATGGTGGCTGAATGGGGTGTTATGCCTTTGGGGAGACTAACTTAGGCCAAAGGTGCATTTTCTCATCCCTCATctcaaaaactttattttctgGCTAATCTTTGATTTGTTGTGTAGGAAGTGAAGAAATTAGAGAATGAGGGGtggaatttttgtttttattcaattaGCAGAGGCTTTCGACTAAAAAAGTGTAATGTGCATACAGTCATTTTTATAcacatgtataaaaaaatataaatgtacaagtcGTGATATAGCTGAAGCGTAGCTTGTTCACTGAACTGTATTTAAACAGCATGTTATACAGTAGGGGCGTCAACTGGGAACAGAGCAGTAAATTAGTGCAATCCAATAAAGTGacagtaaaaataaacaatgatatACATCAATAAAAGACAGTAAGACACTGGCAATTTGTACACAATACAGAATAAGGGTGTTACATGCAcagacatttttttcccccttaattGGTATTAATCGCTGGAGCTGGAATGAGTGAAGACAATCTTGCAGTGAATGCCTACATCAGTGCCAAGTTGTTTCAGTACAAGTTATTCTAAGTGTAAAACATTTTGCTGTTCTGCACCAATCTTTGACCCCACTGATATACAGCAACTTGAAAAACAAGAGAGCAAACCAGCACTTCACACACATTAAATAGCAGGATGAAAGTAGACACAAATACGCTGTGAGTGTGAAATTATGAAAGGGTCATAACTGACAAGGTCTTTTCAATCTATATCCAGGATGCTCAGTAATCACTTCCCCCTTTAGGGGTCGCTAATACATATTTACCCCAGACATGGgttgagttcggaatggcatactactcttaGTACTTCTGCCATATCAGTCTATGGCaggaatagtaagagtagtaaggTAGTATGCAATACCAAAGTCAGCCacaaacatttttggacactaggtaCTGTGATTTCAGTGCATGcctccaacaaaaaaaaaaggaacagcaGCAAATATCTGAACACTCATTATTAGAGTATAGCTGAACAATCTACAGACATATATACCTAAAGATAAATCTTTTTGTGTGTATAAAAGGGAAATTAGTGAATATCTGGATGTAGCGCTTCACTGGAGCACTGTGTTTGGTTTGATTCTGTGCATTAATGTAGTGTAATGCAGTTGAAGTATACACTTGACACACTACAAACAGCTCTTCTCAGGCATTGTGGTTTTCGTTGGAGCCCTGCACAGATGCACTATTAACTCATTCCTCCGCAGGCAAAGAATGCTTTTATTTTTCCACACTCACCTTCATGCTAAGGGTAAAGGCCTCAGAAAGAAATCAAGTGCTTGTTTTAGTGTAGCCTACTTACAAAGCATAACAAGATTCACCAAGAATCAATCTTAATCATTCCCAATAGATCACTAATGGCAGCATTTGGTGTGTGGCCTCTGAGCAAGATGGAAATGGACTTGTTAATAGAGTtagaaaaacagcacaaacacatTGCAATAAACTTGTTTAAATGTCTTCATATAGAAATACCAAACCATACAGAGAAACtctaaaataacaaacaaacaaatcaatacACAGAGAAACTTAGAATGCACTTGTATAGTGCATTGTGGAGGACCAGTGACAGGACAATACAAGGTTGAGTTTCAGGTCAAACTgaaagcatctcagaatagacTACAGGGTACAACCAGGCTAAAGGAACACCTTCAGAAAATGCaccttttttctggtcacaaagtgtatcaaaaaaaaaaaaaaaaaaaaaaagacatttattttgatTGAGTATTGATAGAGCAATataatttgtttgaaaaaaaaaaaataacaacagaaggttgttttgataaaaaaatttgataaaaacaaaagGTGACGAGGGGGCCTTTTCCCATACACTTGTGGTAAAAATTCCCCACTTTTGGAGTAAAAGGCCCCAAGTGGGGTTATAGTGATACTGTGTAAACATAGCAACAATAGTTAAAGGGCAATATTTGTCAACATATGctaatacttttgagacagcaagatgctttttttgacaaacaaattcaaaataaccactcAGAAAAGGccctttttctgttaaaatagatCACTTTTGGGACTGCATAACATCTCCAGTATTCTATAAACACAGGAAACTCCACTGTGTCGGATCAGTCAAgttgagcccactttgaacattttgcataacaaatctattcaccccacttaagaaaaacaatgtgttttatgggggcctttttttgttgttgttgttgtttttaccccAAATGCCATCCTTTCACTTTTTGGACAGTTATtacaaaacttttgatttaatcaccttcaacaaaaccaaaaataagtattttgtctaaaaatatatgtgatcatttcagggattctcattattaatttgcaacatttaaataagtattaaatattagatcaaattacttcCAAATCAAACTTAAGACATTGCACGTAAACATCTTATTGATCAGGAATATTTGCAGTGTAGAgttacaaacaggtgttaaggaaagtactggGGTAGTttgtgttgctatttagtgttttgggataaaaaaaaataaaaaaaatctaaagtgccttttaccccgggGAGCTTTGGCCTCGTTACCCTACACCAGAAATGACATTATAATGAGCAAGTAAATGAGGGATTTGTTGGCAAATGTTCTATGTAAAATGACACACAGATGAGTCAAATTTGACAACCCACTGCTGTTCCGTTTATTCAGtaatttgtatacattttggtgAGAAAATACGATTGTCCTCTGACTGATCTGATTGACAGACGACAGGGCCGCTTGCAAAACCGATTTCTGAACTTGCTTCGCGCTCATGCATGACTGTCTTGTGCGCCAACAACGTTTAATTAATTCATGTGTTACTTCATACCGATTTGCTAAAGATATGGAATCGCTATTACCTGTGAGGGAAGCATATGAGGCGTCTCTCCGTTGACTTCGCAATGAGAGTGTCCAGTAGGAGTTTCCGCGCGCGCGCACAGTCTTTTTGGGGATGCCCCTGGCCCTGGTCCTGAAACGCTCACCGGATAGATGAGCGTCCGCGGGCGCTTGATCACTTTCTGCACTTTGAGCTCGGGCTCCTCCTCACAGTCCCGCGCGCAGGTCAGCAGCACGTGCTGGAAGTGATGTGGCTCGTGGGCTCCGTTGACCGTTTCCGGGGAGACGCGGAGAGGCGCTAACTTTGACCCGACGCCCGCAATGCCATTGAGCGTTGCTATGGAGACAGCGCCGATGCAGTGGTTGGTGTAGGTCTTCGACAGTTTGGCGGCCCGCGAGAGCATCTGCATTCTCGTGCCCAGCAGGTTTTTGCCGATGGCTTTATTCTCGTACCAGGTCGTGTCCGTCTCGCTGCAGTGATCCCGCGGGCGCTGAAAAAAAGCCTTGCAGAGAGGATTGCGCTTCGAGAGGTACTTCACAAAGCTCGCGTAAGGACAAAAGTCCGTGGCGGTCTCGTACATGCGGGGAAGGTTGTCATCGTCCGTGTCGGACCTTTTTTTAGTCCAGGAGGCGGAACGAGATTTGTGGTACGGCCCGAGAGCTTTGAAGTAGACAAACTTTCTTCCGTCCTCGTCCATGGCTAAACCGAAAGAGTCCTCCTCGAGCTCTCGCTGATTCTCCCGTCCCCTCGTGCAGAAGTACATGCAAGTCTCGAACCACACTTTATTGAGCAGCCCGAAAGGCGTGCTGGCGCTGAACGCGGCAGAAGTGTAGAGTTTCCTCAGGTCTGAGCGCGTGATGGCTTGTTTCTGCACCACGGGACCGGCGCCCTGCTCCTCCAGTTTGCGTATGACCGCGGCGAGCGCCAGGTTGGCACTGCGCAGCTCGGGGTCCTTGGTGAGGTCGAGAGTGCGGCAGAAGGGGGGCTCGTTCAGGTACCGGTTGAGCGAGCTCCGGATGCTGATGAGAGAAGACTTGCTGTACAGCTGGCCGCTTTTGGAGCGCGCCTCTGAATAGAAAGAGCGCAGCACTTTGCAGAGCGCGTGCTTATCCATGCTCTCAAAGTCCGTGCTTTGCGCCTTCTCCGTCAGGTATTCTCTGAAGATGCGCACCGCGTATCGCGTGGCCAAGTGCGTGTTCTCACTGAGCCTGGAGCGATCGGACGGGGAGCGATGCATGTCTCCCTCGGCTGCGCAAAACGGGTCCCCCGCTACCGACTCGAGTTCGTCCCCGCAGTGCCGGTCCGTATTCCGCATAAGGACCGCTTCTCCAGTTTCCACGGTAGCGCAGCAGTCGGGCTCCCCGCACTCCTCCCACTCTAACTCGGCTTCTTCTTCTGACACTTCTCCCTCTTCCCCTGTGATCTGGATCTCTTGTATCTCTCCCTCCTCTTCTCCCTCGCCTGAGCCTCCGTCTCTCTCCCTATCCCATGCAGTCGGGTCCGGTTCATCTCTACAGCAGTGGTGCCCGCTGCCAGGCATTCTCGCCATATTGCAGTCTGACAGTGTATGAGTCCCGAGGCAGTGCGCATGCGCTATATTGGACCGCAGAGCTGAGATCTTTTTGTGTTTTAGTGACCTTCAGCTATGAGAACAAGCACACACACGCTCTTAAAGGTGCAGAGAAAGGGGAGCTAGAATGTCCAAAATTTAAGCTATGCTCCCATACTCATTCTCAAAACACTTTGAAAAAGAGATAACACaagagaaagagacaaaaagTCAGCTCTACTCTGTATTGGACCGCAGCCGAGTTAGGCAATAAATCTGCAATTATGCCTTCGAACATGCATAatacacactcacccacacagacacacacctgcTAATTATTAAAGGAGCAAGCAGCTCAGGCAGGCTGACTTGATTTGGGAGTTTCCAGTAGCAGCTGTGATCTTGTCCAACCCTGGGGCCATCAAGTCTATACACTTTGTTGTGTATACAGCCTTTTGTGTAAGTGTGAGAGGAAGAGAGAATGTGACAAAACtgttctgagagagagagagagagatatgaagGTGCGATTAgctgatttattttttgtgtataatCAAGATAATTTCTGCACTGTAAGTGCAGAAGCCAGTAGGCATGAAATACCACACTAAAAATGGTTTCACTGAAAACTCACAAACTCAAAGTCAACTGTAAATTTAAACAGCTTGTTTGATTGATGTGAGTGGATCATTTAACTTCTGCTGTTCTGATATGCTTTTATGTGCGGTGAGTTCTGAATGCAGCTCAGCTTGAGGCCACTGCAGACTTTCTCCGATTTTCCTTTCACTCTCATAATCAGTGTTGCAACTAAGAGAGGCTTTCACAATAAGAACACAGCCTCTCTAGCTTATTTCAGTTCTAACTCTTTAAATGCACTGGAATCTTCATGTATACATGATTGTATTCAAGCAGAAATTGCTTTTGGCCCTGTTAATAAAGAGCCATGAACcatctgtaaaaacaacaacctatgccaattttcattaaattaatttgacTCATCCACCGATTTAAGATCATCATACTGTAGATGTGACCTTGATCAAGAACATATTCTTAAGTGCTTCTACATTCACGCCTCTCTCCTCTcccctttgtttgtgtgtgttgcgaGAACCCTGAGGCAACTGTTGTCTCAGTATGAACAGCACAGAGCTGAGGTTTGGCTCTGGAGAATAAGGCAGATGTTTGTTTCTGGCGCTATGCCTCAGAGAGATGCAACACATGAGGAAGCGGATTTTAGAGCTCAGTAGGGCTCAAAGCTAGAGGAGGGCTTCAAAAAAGCTCTATTCATCCATCAGCAAATCAACAGTGATCATCTGACTTATTAACTTTATACGGTCAGAGACTTTCCATAGTCTTATGAAAATTTCCTAAAGAAACAGCTCACAACAGAACTTACTTGCATGTAAACATAGTAGCATCAAAATTCTTTGATTGCTAGATTTAGTAACTTGCTAGTAGCTCACCATTTTCTTTAACTTAAAGCAGTGTTCTGCTCCTGCATGGGCCCTCCAACACAAAATATTTTGGAAGTCTCCCTTATCTAACAAATCCAATTCAACCAACCCAGTCTTCTGGCATGTCATAATAAGTGTATGAAATGGCAACATTTTAAGAGATCGTATGTATTAGCTTGTACAAATCTTCATgcaattattatgatttttctgaagtttaacccctaacctaaacctaaccatgattttaatatggAAGAGAAACATCAATATTGTAGTGTCCTTACGATTTTTCCTAATTATGACCCCTAACCCAAAACTAAAcctagggccctatgaaatctgttttatttatttccaaattcTTTCCTATTACATTATTGACATATGTCAGTCAtctgtattgcataaataaatatggaatgagtaacaaaATGTGTTCACAGACAtgtcctttcttaaaataaaatgttggacAGGAGGCTAGCTTAAAGCtgcagtatgtaactttttctgtgttaaaatactttcttttatccAAGCTcagtatgcagagacaactattagtaagccattcacaggttaattttctaaaaaactgtaagcactgtctttctgtggcaaaaattgctctgtttgttttgagcgaccctcTTAGTCCCGCCCCAataacattactcaaccaatggcgcgAGTTGGGGATAGGACTATCTCTTTGTCTGACCAACGGCAGAcagggggcatattcagaaagctattttgaaaaaaagtttatttttgcaattccgcttGGTGGCCCTAGTggaacagaaattacatacttcagctttaaagttgaTGTCTTTattgtattgattttaaattctgtttgttaattggttgctctctataagaaataaaagtttacctttttgtacgagccaagtcaTGCAATAccttatgatttcaccatcttgtacaaattataacaagttgtcatgagactatgttgaattcaaatcatcagctcattagtagagTGTTCCACGACCTGTAAGGGGTGTGTCAGATtagaaagtgcaaaaaaatacAGTGCTGGAGTAGCCCGAGGTATAGTATAAAAACTACAGACACAGATCCCTGGGAGAAACCTGCTGTAAAGTTCCTTTGCTCAAGGCCACAATGGAAATATAGAATCTAATGTCGGTAACTCAAGTTCCTGGGTTACCCCTAGCTAGAACTTAACCAGCAACCCTTGAGTTAGAAGCTCCAATTCTTTATCAGTAAGCTACCGGGTAATGCTGGACTTGTATCTAATTTCTCTACTCTGCAGAGTACACTTAAATCCCTGTGTGAGGATGAGCCTCCATTTTGAAATAAGAGACCTCTCTTATTTGTCTCATTCTGTTATTCCTGCCCACAGGCATGTCACCAGAAACAGCTCTGACATCTCTAAAGGAAAGAGAAGTgaggagagaaagacagagcaAAAAATTAAACCCTCCTTTCCGCATTTAAATTCTCGTTAGCAGAGCCCATTTCACACCTAGATACCCAATTAGCAATTAGCAAAGCTTTAAAGTGTAGTCCTGAGCCGGGGCCCTGATCCCGGCCAGATTTGTATGCGCTTTGTGCAGATAGCGATAAGAGAGAGGCTGAATACATGTATAgttttaaatttaatttcataATCATTTGCATGGCAGGGTAGCCTGCGGGCGAGAGGGAAAATAACATGCCCACTCTTCAAAAGGGAGATCAGGCTCGTTACATGGCTGTGTGGAGGATTGGagaggggctttttttttttttatgtgcaggcAGGTAATATGTTCCCTGACTAATCTGAAGAGATAGAGAAGTTCAgaggaagcactttttaaaaaacaGTGTGAGCGCAGCATCACAAATTGCCTCTCCCTCCGAGGCTTGGGAGAGAatgaaagagcgagagagagagacaccaaGGTGCGATAGCTGAACCTACTGCCAGAGCCCAaggcagtcaaaaaaaaaaaaaaaaaaaaagtagagttAACTactgaatgtgtgagtgtgtgtctgggTATGAACAGCTCAGAGAGTGATAGAAACCATATTTAAGTGGGCCAACACAGTGTGTGACCAAGTATGCATCTATGAGTAAGAAAGACTGGACATGACAAAGCACCTGTAGAACATATAGGATCTATTCACAATAGTCTGTTTAGTGAACGGTTACTGTTCATTTCACATTTATGTGGTACAGTAGAGAGACAGGAAGACGGAAAGACTTGCATGACATCTTGTACTTTCCTGGCCTTAATCTAATCCATATTCATTGGTGCATATGCATAAATATGGATGAAACGGTAAAGACAGTGTGAGGATTAGTAACCTGTGTTTGAGGTGATTCCAAGCTCACATTAACGTGTTGAATATTCTAGTCAGAGTGAGTCAGAAAACTCAGCAACTATGCCCTGTTCGTGGGCAGCAATTCAGCATCTGCTCCTCAACTCACTGCAAAATACATTGTCTGTGTACGTGCATTTTAGTGGGTGCTTGTGTCCTGTGCAGGAATGCTTGTGTTCTTTGCAAGAccaattacatttgtactttatGATCCCCTAAAGTTATACAAGACTTTTTCCAGATTTAGCAGACGAAGCAGTGCTGACTatttcacccacacacacataccgaTTCTGTCTGTGTTTATTCCTCAGGTAAACCAACATGCATTGCTGTAGCCCTTATTCAcgttagcgccatctttgatttttaatgggaatgacaacgaggctgtgaggaatagacttacagcctcttcaatgggctgtactgcagttaaaAGTATTTTTGGATCGTTCTTCGGACAAACCAtttataaaatatctgtccaatgACATTCAATATACAAAGAACTCATCATGAGttttggaaaatcagatgtgaactaggagctttatacagctttacacTGTTCGTACCATTGAAGGGATGGTAAGTTTATCCCTcccagcctcgttgtcattcccattaaaaatcaaagatggcgctagatTGAATAAGGTCCATAGGGCTACTTTAAACCCTCATTCACCATACTCCTGACAATATTCACTTTAATGGCATCACAATAATTATTTctgaatataatgtcaaatccTGTTTGTAGAATTAAAGTACTCTTATAAGTGTGACTTCCTGTATCTCTTTTAAGTGTGGTCCAGGTGTAATTGTGACGACTGTCCTTGCTAATTACAGCTCCCTTTGTTCATCTGCTTGTGTGCTGCTAGACGAGTGATGAACaaagataatttatttaaaaaacattttggtgGGTTGTCATTTCAGTAGTTCACATGTTAATGCAATCCATGAAGAGAGGTGAAGGTAAACAAATTGGCTCGCTGTCCACAAGATGGCCCAAGCTAAGTGAATACCCCCCTGGACTTCAAGTTGAGTTTAGTAACAGTAGAAATAAGGTTatggagggatgccagaagaacTGTCGCAACGGTGAGGTAAGCAGCAGTTTATACATGCTACCTCTAGCGTTGTGATTGGTCgttttaaatgaacatgctcctgctGAACTTTGTTTGGAAACTCcatttaaaaacacatattttct
The nucleotide sequence above comes from Myxocyprinus asiaticus isolate MX2 ecotype Aquarium Trade chromosome 25, UBuf_Myxa_2, whole genome shotgun sequence. Encoded proteins:
- the LOC127416435 gene encoding uncharacterized protein LOC127416435 isoform X1, translating into MRNTDRHCGDELESVAGDPFCAAEGDMHRSPSDRSRLSENTHLATRYAVRIFREYLTEKAQSTDFESMDKHALCKVLRSFYSEARSKSGQLYSKSSLISIRSSLNRYLNEPPFCRTLDLTKDPELRSANLALAAVIRKLEEQGAGPVVQKQAITRSDLRKLYTSAAFSASTPFGLLNKVWFETCMYFCTRGRENQRELEEDSFGLAMDEDGRKFVYFKALGPYHKSRSASWTKKRSDTDDDNLPRMYETATDFCPYASFVKYLSKRNPLCKAFFQRPRDHCSETDTTWYENKAIGKNLLGTRMQMLSRAAKLSKTYTNHCIGAVSIATLNGIAGVGSKLAPLRVSPETVNGAHEPHHFQHVLLTCARDCEEEPELKVQKVIKRPRTLIYPVSVSGPGPGASPKRLCARAETPTGHSHCEVNGETPHMLPSQENRSNSVGMSTRPLLAHSPASPLGTAGIPTPAQLTKANAPVHIDVGGHMYTSSLATLTKYPESRIGRLFDGTEPIVLDSLKQHYFIDRDGHMFRYILNFLRTSKLLIPDDFKDYSLLYEEARYFQLQPLQAELERWRSEQDSRYTSRMCECVVVRVAPELGERITLSGDKALIEDIFPEIGDVMCNSVNAGWNHDSTHVIRFPLNGYCHLNSVQVLERLQQRGFDITASCGGGVDSTQFSEYVLRREVKRSHRGVTTSVIRIKQELLD